One window of Candidatus Tokpelaia hoelldoblerii genomic DNA carries:
- the argC gene encoding N-acetyl-gamma-glutamyl-phosphate reductase (bhsal07520), which translates to MAKIFIDGEHGTTGLQIRARLGQRNDIELLSLPEAERRNQTLRADYLRAADIAILCLPDEAARAAVKLAQGAPTRIIDSSTAHRIAPDWVYGFGELTKGQKNRIASAQYVANPGCYPTGALALVRPLREAGLLPQDYPVSVHAVSGYTGGGKQLIAQMENSTQEDAIHASHFLYGLSLNHKHVPEITTHGLLAHKPVFTPAVGRFAQGMIVCVPLYLRLLAPKASLHSIHQTLAEHYEGQDIVTLATLEETAGTPRIDAEDYAGSDRMKLYVTGNADAGLVNLVAVLDNLGKGASGAAVQNLDLMLGL; encoded by the coding sequence ATGGCGAAGATTTTCATTGATGGCGAACATGGCACAACCGGCCTGCAGATCCGCGCCCGCCTTGGCCAGCGCAATGATATAGAACTGCTGTCACTGCCGGAAGCGGAACGCCGCAACCAGACTCTGCGCGCTGATTACCTGCGCGCTGCCGATATCGCCATTTTGTGCCTGCCGGATGAGGCAGCGCGTGCAGCTGTCAAACTGGCGCAAGGCGCGCCAACGCGCATTATCGACAGCTCAACCGCCCACCGTATTGCCCCCGACTGGGTCTATGGCTTTGGCGAACTGACAAAAGGGCAGAAAAACCGTATCGCCAGCGCACAATATGTCGCCAATCCTGGTTGTTATCCCACCGGCGCGCTTGCACTTGTCCGGCCCTTGCGCGAGGCAGGATTATTGCCGCAGGATTACCCCGTTTCAGTTCATGCCGTTTCCGGTTATACCGGCGGCGGCAAACAGCTGATTGCACAGATGGAAAACAGCACACAGGAAGACGCAATCCACGCCAGCCATTTTCTGTATGGATTATCGCTCAACCATAAACATGTACCGGAAATTACCACCCACGGCCTGCTTGCCCACAAGCCTGTTTTTACCCCTGCTGTCGGACGCTTTGCCCAGGGCATGATTGTCTGCGTTCCGCTTTATCTGCGCCTGCTCGCCCCCAAAGCCAGCCTGCACAGCATTCATCAAACCCTGGCTGAACACTATGAAGGGCAGGATATTGTCACGCTTGCCACGCTGGAAGAAACGGCCGGCACCCCGCGTATTGATGCGGAAGACTATGCCGGCAGCGACCGGATGAAACTGTATGTCACCGGCAATGCCGATGCCGGACTGGTCAACCTTGTGGCCGTGCTTGATAATCTTGGCAAGGGCGCCTCCGGCGCGGCCGTGCAAAATCTCGATTTAATGCTTGGACTCTGA